The nucleotide window TTCGGCCACGAACTCGGTCATTACATCTACGGCTCGCTGGTCGGAGAAAAGGCTCCCATGACCGCTTTCATGGAAGGCGCTTTCTCGAACCATCTGGTCGAAGAGGATGAGCTGTTCGCGGACAGCCTGGTGGCGTTGTCGGCCTACAGCCTCGACAAGATGAAGGAGATCGGCGCGATCGCGAGCGTCAAGTCGGGCTCTTCGGACGATCTGTTCAATCGAATCAAGAAGGCCTACGACCTGCTGATTGCGCCCAATTACAATCTCGATTTGACCAAGGGCAAGGTCCCGGCGGCGTGGCGAGTGCGATACCTGACCTCGATGACGCACTTCTTCAAGCTGCGATGCGCGCTGCATCGTTCGTCGGGCGTGTGACGATCGGGCGCCGGCGAACTCTGCACTGAAGCTAACGACGAGACCCGCCGCGGCGGCGCGACGCGCGTTGAACCTATCGCGACGGTCGCTTCAGCGCGATTCCGGTGCGCGCCGCCTCCTCGACTTCGGAGTCGAGTTGCAAGCCGAAGCCATCGGCGAGCCGCGTCAGGTAGTTGAAAATCCCCACCACGTGGCCGACCTCGAGCAGCGCCTGATCGTCGAAGCCCAGCTTGCGCAATGGCTCCCAATCTTCGGGCGTCATCCGCGTCGGCGTAGCACTCAGTTTCTCCGCGACGGTGCATAGCTCGCGCGTGCGCGCAGCGAGTTCCAGCTCACGCCAGCGGCGATGGCGAATCGCCTCGATCAGTGCGTCGTCGCCGCCTTCGACACGCAGAAACTCTGCGTGAGACTGCGTTCAGTAGTGACAATCCTGGGCCGATGCGGCGACGGCCGCGACGAGTTCTCGTTCTGCGCGCGTGAGCGCCCCCGGCGCGAACATGACCGTGGCGAACATCATGCCGAAGGCGGGGCCGATTCGCGGATGCGCCGCGATCAGCCGGCCCATCGCCGGGATGTAACCGAAGTTGTACGGATGATCGTCGCCGCGGGCGGCGCCCATCTGCTCCGGATCGGGCAGCTTGACCCATGCCTCAGGTGTACTCTTTGATGGCATCACGGTTCCTCCTCGCGCGATTTCAGGCGGCCGCAGACCATGAGGTAGCACAATGGAACATTCGGAGCGAAGTTACATCCCGGCCGCGGGACAGCATTGGATGCTCCCGTTGTACGACACGATGGTCTGGATGCTCGGCGGCGACGCGTCGCGGCGAAAGCTGATCGAGCAGGCTGCAATCCAGGGCGGGCATCGCGTGCTCGATATCGGATGCGGCACCGGCTCGCTCGCGGTGATGCTGAAGAAGACGCATCCGGGCGCGGAGGTGGTCGGGCTTGACCCGGATCCGAAGGTGCTATCGATCGCGCGGGGGAAGGCGGAACGATCGGGCGTGCGGATCGAGTTCGATCAGGGCTTCTCGGATCACCTGGCGTATGCCGGCGCGTCGTTCGACCGCGTGTTCTCGTCGTTCATGTTCCATCACCTGCCGCATGAGGAGAGATCGGCGACGCTCGCCGAGATCCGCCGCGTGCTTAAAACGGGCGGGTCGCTTCACCTGGTCGATTTCGTGCCGGCGCGGAGCGGCTTTGCCCGTGCGATGGGACATCTGTTCCACGGCGGACACCACGGCATCGAGGATCAAGTTGTACCGCTGATGGAAAAAGCGGGCTTCGCCGATTCTGCGGAAGTGGAATACGGCAGCACTCTGTTCGGCAGCATCGCGTACTTCCGGGCTTGTAGAAAAGCGATCAACTAAGCTCGGCGCCGCCGTGACTCGGTCCGCGAAAGACCGCCACTACGATCGCAGATGCGAACTGGCCCACGCCGTCATGCGGAGCTTCCGATGCGCGCAACAAAATCATTGAAGAGCGCGTCGAGGTCGTCGTGTCTCGCGAGCTGCGTTCGCCAATGCGCGGGGATCGCTTCGACACCGTAGCGGATACCGGCGAGCGCACCCGTGATCGCGGCGGTGGTGTCGGTATCGTCGCCGAGATTGACCGCGCTCAGCACGGCCTGATCGAAACTGCTGGACTTAAGCAGGCACCAGAGGCTCGCTTCCAACGCGTCGATCACGTAACCGGACCCTCTTATATCGCGCTGATCGAGCTTCTTGAGCTTGCCCGCTGAGGCGATTCGAGCGTAGGTGCGCAATTCCGAAGCAAATGGATCCACACGGTAATGCGCCTTTGCGATCTTCCAAGCCTTGTCGATCGACGCGGCGGCGCCGGCGCCGGCAATCAGGTGTTGAGCGATCAGGCAAAAGATGGCGCAACCGGCTTGCGAGCGCTCGTGCCGATGGGTCAAGGCGGAAAATCGATGCGCAGCCTCGATCGTTTCAGGTGCTGCGCGGCCGGTGAACCAGATCGCCACCGGCAGGATACGCATTAATGAGCCGTTGCCGTTGGAAAAATCGTCGTCACGGCCAGCCTTGAGCGGATCAACGCCGCGTGAGAGCCGTCGAATCGCATAGGCGGTCGTATTTCCAACGTCGAAGACGCGGCCATGCGGAGTCCAAATCTCCTCGTCGAGCCATCGCACGAACGACTGGCCGAGCGCTTGATAATCCTCGCCGGCGCGCAGCAGGGTTTCGACGGTGCAAAGGGTCAGCGAAGTGTCGTCGGACCACGTGCCCGGCGGCTGGTTGTGCGTGCCATGGCCGCGCAAATCCGTAACCGGGTCGCGATCGCGCTCCCCGCGGCTGCAGAACTCGACCGGGACGCCGAGCGCGTCGCCGACCGCGACTCCCCAAAGTCCGCCGAGAATCCTGCTCCTTGGTGAAAGGTCAGAACTCATCGTTCGCTTCCCATCAAACCACGCCAGCCGCAGACCTTCGCAGACGCAGGTTCGGCGGTCGTCCTCACAACACAGCCGTGGGCAGCTCTGGGCGCTTCGGCTCTTCTGCCGATTACTTTGGATTGATCGATGGTGGAGAGCAGCATCTCTAAACAGATTTGGTGCGAGGGAAATCGGTACCCGTCCGACTGGATATCGCACCTATCAGGCGCTGGGTGAGGGTCGGGCGACTAGCCGATCGGAGTAGATGTTCGCGATCAGCTCGTCGGCGTCGATCATGCCGTTCCAAGCCCCTGCTGCGCGAAGCAACGCGTCTCTGTCGGCTGCTTCGACCGGCTCCGAAAGAGTGA belongs to Candidatus Binatus sp. and includes:
- a CDS encoding carboxymuconolactone decarboxylase family protein — protein: MPSKSTPEAWVKLPDPEQMGAARGDDHPYNFGYIPAMGRLIAAHPRIGPAFGMMFATVMFAPGALTRAERELVAAVAASAQDCHY
- a CDS encoding class I SAM-dependent methyltransferase, which gives rise to MEHSERSYIPAAGQHWMLPLYDTMVWMLGGDASRRKLIEQAAIQGGHRVLDIGCGTGSLAVMLKKTHPGAEVVGLDPDPKVLSIARGKAERSGVRIEFDQGFSDHLAYAGASFDRVFSSFMFHHLPHEERSATLAEIRRVLKTGGSLHLVDFVPARSGFARAMGHLFHGGHHGIEDQVVPLMEKAGFADSAEVEYGSTLFGSIAYFRACRKAIN
- a CDS encoding ADP-ribosylglycohydrolase family protein, whose product is MSSDLSPRSRILGGLWGVAVGDALGVPVEFCSRGERDRDPVTDLRGHGTHNQPPGTWSDDTSLTLCTVETLLRAGEDYQALGQSFVRWLDEEIWTPHGRVFDVGNTTAYAIRRLSRGVDPLKAGRDDDFSNGNGSLMRILPVAIWFTGRAAPETIEAAHRFSALTHRHERSQAGCAIFCLIAQHLIAGAGAAASIDKAWKIAKAHYRVDPFASELRTYARIASAGKLKKLDQRDIRGSGYVIDALEASLWCLLKSSSFDQAVLSAVNLGDDTDTTAAITGALAGIRYGVEAIPAHWRTQLARHDDLDALFNDFVARIGSSA